Proteins from a single region of Apium graveolens cultivar Ventura chromosome 7, ASM990537v1, whole genome shotgun sequence:
- the LOC141674440 gene encoding auxin-responsive protein SAUR68-like, with protein MARKWQRMAMISRRGITLPGTIGNSDEASLSVVSKGHFAVYTADHRRFVIPLGYLESEIFVELLKMAEEEYGLQRDGPITLPCDSVFMEYAVSLILRNPAKNLERELFKSIAEAARCSSSSYVHQKETSRNIQIHSF; from the coding sequence ATGGCAAGAAAGTGGCAAAGAATGGCTATGATCAGTCGAAGAGGAATAACATTACCAGGAACAATTGGAAATTCAGATGAAGCTTCTTTATCTGTAGTGAGTAAGGGACACTTTGCTGTGTATACAGCTGATCACAGGAGGTTTGTGATTCCACTGGGCTATCTGGAGAGTGAAATATTCGTAGAGCTCTTGAAAATGGCTGAAGAAGAATATGGACTGCAAAGGGATGGTCCAATCACGCTGCCATGTGATTCAGTTTTCATGGAATATGCTGTCTCTTTGATCCTAAGAAATCCAGCTAAAAATCTAGAACGAGAACTTTTTAAGTCTATTGCTGAAGCCGCTCGCTGCTCATCATCTTCATACGTCCATCAAAAAGAAACAAGCCGCAATATTCAAATTCATAGCTTTTGA